In the Clostridium beijerinckii genome, one interval contains:
- a CDS encoding carbohydrate ABC transporter permease: MSKKSRDIKDFWIFVGPALFAMTMVVIIPFIIGIYYTFTNWNGANPHYDFVGIKNYTGIFKDVQFIYSLKITVLYTIASVITINIIGFGLAYIVTRKLKTSSFLRTGFFMPNLIGGLILGFIWQFMFNSVFTGVGKALGSATLSTSLLQAPTTAMLAMLIVSTWQYAGYIMVIYVAALENVPTDLIEAAHIDGANGWHTFKNITIPMVRQAVTICLFLTLANSFKLFDLNFSLTPMKTTEMLALNIYNEAFIVNNMGIGQAKAIIFFVLVTTISLTQVYFNKKKEVEV; encoded by the coding sequence ATGAGCAAGAAATCACGAGATATTAAAGATTTTTGGATTTTTGTCGGACCAGCATTATTTGCTATGACAATGGTTGTAATAATTCCGTTTATAATAGGTATATATTATACATTTACAAATTGGAATGGTGCTAATCCTCATTATGATTTTGTTGGAATAAAAAATTATACAGGAATCTTTAAAGATGTACAATTTATATATTCTCTAAAGATAACAGTATTATATACAATTGCGAGTGTAATAACTATAAATATAATAGGGTTTGGACTAGCATATATAGTAACTAGAAAATTAAAAACTAGTAGTTTCTTAAGAACCGGATTCTTTATGCCAAACTTAATAGGAGGATTAATTTTAGGTTTTATATGGCAATTTATGTTTAATTCAGTATTTACAGGAGTTGGTAAAGCATTGGGAAGTGCAACACTTTCAACATCACTTTTACAAGCTCCAACTACGGCAATGCTAGCAATGTTGATAGTTTCGACATGGCAATATGCTGGATATATAATGGTTATTTATGTGGCAGCCCTTGAAAATGTTCCAACTGACTTAATAGAAGCAGCGCATATTGATGGAGCTAATGGGTGGCATACATTTAAAAATATAACAATACCTATGGTTAGACAAGCAGTCACAATTTGCTTATTCTTAACTTTAGCAAATTCATTTAAGTTATTTGATTTAAATTTTTCACTTACACCAATGAAAACTACTGAAATGTTAGCATTAAATATTTACAATGAAGCTTTTATTGTGAACAATATGGGAATAGGACAAGCAAAAGCTATTATATTCTTTGTACTAGTAACTACTATTTCTTTAACTCAAGTTTACTTTAATAAGAAAAAGGAGGTAGAGGTATAA
- a CDS encoding carbohydrate ABC transporter permease codes for MEPSKVVNNIEKVKANKKLKTLDSYTGRLKLLEVFSWLLLIAYMTPFYLMLINSFKTRREIFSNTTGLPDTWNFQNYLDAMKKMSVISSFTNSMIITIGSVVLIILFSSMASWMLVRDQSRKSKIIFYIFTSGMIVPFQAVMIPLVKWMAKIQFGPFQMLGTHYGLIFMYIGFGVSMSIFLYHGFIKGVPKEVEEAATIDGCSKWQTYVKIILPLLKPITVTVAVLNSIWIWNDFLLPFLTINGRINTIPLAMNNFFGAFSKQWELAMAALILAIIPIIIFYFFVQKHIIAGIVQGSIK; via the coding sequence ATGGAGCCAAGTAAAGTTGTTAATAATATAGAAAAAGTTAAAGCAAATAAAAAGCTGAAGACACTAGATAGTTATACTGGTAGATTAAAACTATTAGAAGTATTTTCATGGTTACTATTGATAGCATATATGACACCATTTTACTTGATGCTTATAAATTCATTTAAGACAAGAAGAGAGATCTTTTCAAACACAACTGGTCTTCCTGACACATGGAATTTTCAGAATTATTTAGATGCTATGAAAAAAATGAGTGTAATAAGTTCATTTACAAATTCTATGATAATAACTATAGGAAGTGTGGTACTAATAATTCTTTTTTCATCAATGGCTTCATGGATGTTAGTAAGGGATCAGTCAAGAAAGAGTAAGATAATATTTTATATATTTACTTCAGGGATGATCGTTCCATTTCAAGCAGTAATGATACCACTTGTAAAATGGATGGCAAAAATTCAATTCGGACCATTTCAAATGCTAGGAACACACTATGGACTCATATTCATGTACATAGGGTTTGGCGTTAGTATGAGCATATTTTTATATCATGGCTTTATTAAAGGAGTTCCAAAAGAAGTTGAAGAAGCCGCAACCATAGATGGATGCAGCAAATGGCAAACATATGTGAAAATTATATTACCATTATTGAAGCCAATTACTGTTACAGTCGCAGTTTTAAATAGTATATGGATATGGAATGACTTCTTACTTCCGTTTTTAACTATAAATGGAAGAATAAATACTATACCATTAGCCATGAACAATTTCTTCGGAGCATTCTCAAAGCAATGGGAATTAGCAATGGCAGCGTTAATTTTAGCAATAATTCCAATAATCATATTCTATTTCTTTGTTCAAAAGCATATTATTGCAGGTATTGTTCAAGGATCTATAAAATAG